The following proteins are encoded in a genomic region of Sorangiineae bacterium MSr12523:
- a CDS encoding NAD(P)-dependent alcohol dehydrogenase, which translates to MLKTPAYAAARAGAKLAPTIIERRDPGPKDVLLEILYSGICHSDLHQARDEWGGAIFPMVPGHEIVGRVTQVGKDVTKFKVGDIGAVGCFVDSCGTCASCKEHLENFCEAGCAYTYNSTEMDRKTPTYGGYSSQIVVREHYTLKVPAGLDLAATAPLLCAGITTYSPLRQFNCKKGDRVAVVGLGGLGHMAVKFAASMGAEVTVLSTSRAKEADAKRLGAHAFEVTSDKGVFPKLANRFHLIVDTVSAPHDLNDYFETLHHYGTLALVGLPPEALRVEPFALVSGNRRFAGSNIGGIKETQEMLDYCAAHGIVSDIETIDVHQVNEAYERLLKNDVRYRFVIDGTSLRA; encoded by the coding sequence ATGTTGAAAACACCGGCATACGCAGCGGCAAGGGCGGGGGCAAAACTGGCACCAACGATCATCGAGCGGCGCGATCCCGGTCCCAAGGACGTTCTCTTGGAGATCCTGTACTCGGGCATTTGCCACAGCGATCTTCATCAAGCGCGCGACGAGTGGGGAGGGGCCATCTTCCCGATGGTTCCGGGCCACGAGATCGTCGGCCGCGTGACCCAAGTGGGCAAGGACGTGACGAAGTTCAAGGTCGGCGACATCGGCGCCGTGGGCTGCTTCGTCGACTCGTGCGGCACGTGCGCGTCGTGCAAAGAGCACCTGGAGAACTTCTGCGAGGCGGGGTGCGCGTACACCTACAACAGCACGGAAATGGACCGGAAGACGCCCACGTATGGGGGGTATTCCTCGCAAATCGTCGTGCGCGAGCACTATACCCTCAAGGTTCCCGCAGGGCTGGATTTGGCCGCCACCGCGCCGCTGCTCTGCGCGGGCATCACCACGTACTCGCCGCTGCGGCAGTTCAACTGCAAGAAGGGCGACCGCGTGGCCGTCGTGGGCCTGGGCGGCCTGGGGCACATGGCGGTGAAGTTCGCCGCGTCCATGGGCGCCGAGGTCACTGTCCTGAGCACCTCGCGCGCCAAGGAGGCCGACGCCAAGCGCCTAGGGGCACACGCCTTCGAAGTCACGAGCGACAAGGGCGTCTTCCCCAAGCTGGCCAACCGCTTCCACTTGATCGTGGACACCGTGTCGGCCCCGCACGACTTGAACGACTACTTCGAGACCTTGCACCATTACGGTACTTTGGCGCTGGTCGGGTTGCCCCCCGAAGCCTTGCGCGTCGAGCCCTTCGCCCTGGTGAGCGGCAACCGCCGCTTCGCCGGCTCGAACATCGGCGGCATCAAGGAAACCCAGGAGATGCTCGACTACTGCGCCGCCCACGGCATCGTCTCCGACATCGAGACCATCGACGTCCACCAGGTGAACGAAGCGTACGAACGCCTGTTGAAGAACGACGTCCGTTACCGCTTCGTCATCGACGGCACCTCGCTCCGCGCGTGA
- a CDS encoding LysR family transcriptional regulator, protein MAFTPLNALNSFLAVARRQSFAAAASELGVSPSSLSQSVRQLETRLGVTLLSRTTRSVSLTDAGRRLLEQAGPAIQQALDALKGSSARPGEVTGRVRLTVLPLAWDRVIAPILPRFGTRFPAVEVEVQIENRRANIVAEGLDGGITLEEFVARDMVHVRLTGSARFVVAASPRYVKKHGVPKTPRDLAAHNCICYRSPNTGRIWPWDLERGKRTWRVPVRGTFVTNDERAVLSLTEAGLGLGYVFEPDITAQLKSGSLQIVLEDFAASVPGFYLYFPSRAQVSPAFRAFIDVARETTARRAAGAS, encoded by the coding sequence ATGGCCTTCACGCCGCTTAACGCGCTGAACTCGTTCCTCGCCGTTGCTCGCAGGCAAAGCTTTGCTGCGGCCGCATCGGAGCTAGGTGTTTCGCCTTCGTCGCTGAGTCAGTCGGTGCGCCAGCTCGAGACGCGGCTGGGCGTCACGTTGCTTTCTCGAACCACGAGAAGCGTATCACTCACCGATGCAGGGCGCCGCCTGCTCGAGCAAGCAGGGCCCGCGATCCAGCAGGCTCTGGATGCTCTGAAGGGCTCTTCTGCGCGCCCTGGCGAGGTCACGGGCCGGGTGCGGCTCACCGTGCTTCCTCTCGCGTGGGATCGGGTCATCGCGCCCATCCTTCCGCGCTTCGGGACGCGCTTTCCTGCCGTCGAGGTCGAGGTGCAAATCGAAAACCGCCGCGCGAACATCGTGGCCGAGGGACTCGACGGCGGCATCACCCTGGAAGAATTCGTGGCCCGCGACATGGTGCACGTGCGCCTCACGGGCTCGGCGCGCTTCGTGGTGGCGGCCTCGCCACGCTACGTGAAGAAGCACGGCGTCCCCAAGACGCCGCGCGATCTCGCCGCGCACAACTGCATCTGCTACCGCTCGCCCAACACGGGGCGGATCTGGCCCTGGGATCTCGAGCGCGGCAAGCGCACCTGGCGCGTGCCCGTGCGCGGCACGTTCGTCACCAACGACGAACGTGCCGTCCTCTCGTTGACCGAGGCGGGGCTCGGGCTCGGTTACGTCTTCGAGCCGGACATCACGGCACAACTCAAGAGCGGAAGCCTGCAGATCGTCCTCGAGGACTTCGCGGCCTCCGTTCCGGGCTTCTACCTCTATTTTCCGAGCCGCGCGCAGGTCTCGCCGGCCTTCCGCGCCTTCATCGACGTCGCCCGCGAGACCACTGCACGTCGCGCAGCTGGCGCTAGTTAG
- a CDS encoding LamG domain-containing protein: protein MMNRRRRALVGWSCAASVFGALATTAAACSSTDASTASDAGPDRGSIIPQPDAPSWTPANLFPDLWLDGDDVVVAGGAVTQWNDRSGKENHAVTAVTDSGARRPTVVEIHGHKIVSFDGQSRLAVADTPSLQWGTDDFTFFVALRSIGLDDPNFGTIYARTTSTVPNPGVQLFMTRSPSTYLVGAEANHRITSLRSGYDDGLLHLVMLRRSGPSLELRVDGVLAGRVTTDPVSVNASDGNGTIGGAREGDKFLRADIAIILGVRASLAEADIAKVEAYVRERYGF from the coding sequence GTGATGAACCGCCGCCGCCGTGCGCTCGTAGGTTGGTCGTGTGCTGCTTCCGTATTCGGTGCGCTGGCCACGACCGCCGCCGCGTGCTCGTCGACCGATGCATCGACGGCAAGTGACGCGGGACCGGATCGAGGCTCCATCATTCCGCAGCCGGACGCCCCCTCCTGGACGCCTGCCAATCTTTTTCCTGACCTCTGGCTCGACGGGGACGACGTCGTCGTCGCGGGGGGCGCCGTAACGCAATGGAATGACCGCTCAGGGAAGGAGAATCACGCGGTCACCGCCGTGACCGATTCCGGGGCACGTCGACCGACTGTGGTCGAGATCCATGGCCACAAAATCGTCTCGTTCGACGGGCAATCGCGGCTGGCCGTCGCCGACACCCCGTCGCTGCAGTGGGGTACCGACGACTTCACCTTTTTCGTCGCCCTACGCTCGATCGGCCTCGACGATCCCAATTTCGGCACAATTTACGCGCGAACGACGTCCACCGTACCCAATCCGGGCGTACAGCTCTTCATGACTCGCTCACCGAGCACGTACCTGGTGGGGGCAGAAGCCAATCATCGCATCACGTCACTGCGCAGTGGCTACGACGACGGGCTGCTTCACCTCGTGATGCTTCGACGCTCGGGCCCGAGTCTCGAGCTACGGGTCGACGGGGTACTGGCGGGCAGGGTTACGACCGATCCCGTAAGCGTGAATGCGAGCGACGGCAACGGTACGATCGGGGGCGCACGCGAGGGCGACAAGTTCCTACGAGCCGATATCGCGATCATTCTCGGCGTCCGCGCAAGCTTGGCCGAGGCGGACATCGCGAAGGTAGAGGCCTACGTGCGCGAGCGCTACGGATTCTGA
- a CDS encoding methyltransferase domain-containing protein, with protein MRLSNLPIFRWHTAQIHVPRVERLSRAITELSPDGVRSMLDVGCGDGTLARDVARRIGAEELVGVDVKVRDEVAIDVKQYDGRVLPFPNATFDLVTIADVLHHAESPEAVVGEAMRVLRPGGALIIKDHFRFGPVSNATLLAMDIVGNYAAGVLVRGKYLSPPEWVALIAKAQGRVDELVWPFEVHSLPWRIVTRSEYQFLMRVRPVA; from the coding sequence GTGCGCCTGAGCAATCTTCCGATTTTCCGATGGCATACCGCGCAAATTCACGTTCCGCGCGTGGAGCGCCTTTCGCGCGCGATCACCGAGCTTTCCCCCGACGGGGTGCGATCGATGCTCGATGTGGGATGCGGTGATGGCACCTTGGCGCGCGATGTTGCGCGGCGCATCGGTGCGGAGGAGCTCGTCGGTGTGGACGTGAAGGTGCGCGACGAAGTGGCCATCGACGTCAAACAGTACGACGGACGCGTGCTCCCGTTCCCCAATGCAACATTCGACCTGGTCACCATCGCGGACGTGCTCCATCACGCCGAATCGCCCGAGGCCGTCGTTGGCGAGGCCATGCGGGTGCTTCGTCCCGGAGGGGCGCTCATCATCAAGGACCATTTTCGATTCGGCCCCGTGAGCAACGCCACGCTGTTGGCGATGGACATCGTCGGCAACTACGCCGCGGGTGTCCTCGTGCGCGGCAAGTACCTTTCGCCTCCGGAGTGGGTCGCCCTCATTGCCAAGGCGCAAGGACGCGTCGACGAGCTCGTCTGGCCATTCGAGGTGCACTCGCTGCCGTGGCGCATCGTCACGCGCAGCGAGTACCAGTTCCTGATGCGGGTTCGCCCCGTCGCGTGA
- a CDS encoding RNA-binding protein, whose translation MGTKVYVGNLPYTCDESQLRDLFAADGRNVADVAIIHDRMTGQPRGFAFVQMASDDDAKRAIDALHGFVFGGRTLTVNEARPREGAGGGGGGGGRERRNSRPPRGKG comes from the coding sequence ATGGGGACCAAGGTCTACGTGGGAAACCTTCCTTACACGTGCGACGAATCGCAGCTTCGTGACCTCTTCGCGGCCGATGGCCGCAACGTGGCCGACGTCGCCATCATTCACGATCGCATGACCGGCCAGCCGCGCGGCTTCGCCTTCGTCCAAATGGCCTCCGACGACGACGCCAAACGGGCCATCGATGCCCTGCACGGTTTCGTCTTCGGCGGCCGCACCTTGACGGTGAACGAAGCGCGGCCACGCGAAGGCGCGGGTGGCGGAGGCGGAGGTGGAGGACGCGAGCGGCGAAACTCGCGCCCACCTAGGGGTAAGGGTTAA
- the fadJ gene encoding fatty acid oxidation complex subunit alpha FadJ, producing the protein MSTQTVATTQTSQDGTASIVRIDVRPDGVAVITLDAPGESVNTLTERFGTDLRAAFDLVTQDANVTAAVLTSGKKDFVVGANIDMLKAITLAADAERLSRDGALAFRAIKASKKPVVAAVHGQALGGGFELALACHAIVASDDKKTLFGLPEVQLGLLPGANGLMRVAERAGLQVALDLGLTGKNTRAAKAKKLGLVDEVAPASILLEVAVKIAKELAEGKPRARPGFKFDGPHLTLLALEKNPAGRALLFRKAREATRKKTHGHYPATERIIDVLERYGDKGFDAAAELEARAFGELVVSETAHRLEEIFFATTALKKDTGVDDPQVKGEVPSKIGMLGGGLMGGGIAYVSINAGVQVRLKDKDDEGVGRGLHYVRGILDERVKKRQLSREERDQLFARLTATTDYSGLRDAGIVIEAVFEDLALKHRVLREVEAVTKEDTIFASNTSSIPIGKIAEASKRPHTVVGMHYFSPVHKMPLLEVIRTKATSPQVVASAVALGKKQGKTVIVVNDGVGFYTSRILAPYMNEAAYLLSEGVPIETLDRALVDWGWPVGPVTLLDEVGIDVAAHVGPIMLEAFGERLTPPDTMSKLVADDRKGRKNERGFYLYGKNAKGKKKAVDPSVYTTLGIEPKVGAPVLAEELQMRCSLQFVNEALRCYGEGILRTPRDGDIGAIFGLGFPPFRGGPFRYVDTIGAAEILRRTQSYYDRFGKRWEPAPLLVEMAKKGSRFY; encoded by the coding sequence ATGAGCACGCAAACAGTGGCAACGACGCAGACGTCGCAAGACGGGACGGCTTCCATCGTGCGCATCGACGTGCGCCCGGATGGCGTCGCGGTGATCACGCTCGATGCACCGGGTGAGTCGGTGAACACGCTCACCGAGCGCTTCGGCACCGACTTGCGCGCAGCGTTCGATCTCGTCACGCAGGACGCGAACGTCACCGCGGCGGTCCTCACCAGCGGCAAGAAGGACTTCGTGGTCGGTGCGAACATCGACATGCTCAAGGCCATCACGCTCGCGGCCGATGCCGAGCGCCTCTCGCGCGACGGCGCACTGGCGTTCCGGGCCATCAAAGCCTCGAAAAAGCCCGTCGTCGCCGCCGTGCACGGGCAGGCCCTGGGCGGCGGCTTCGAGCTCGCGCTCGCGTGCCACGCCATCGTGGCCAGCGACGACAAAAAGACGCTGTTCGGCCTTCCCGAGGTGCAGCTCGGCCTTCTGCCCGGGGCCAATGGCCTCATGCGCGTCGCCGAGCGCGCGGGCCTCCAGGTGGCGCTCGATCTGGGCCTCACGGGGAAGAACACGCGCGCCGCCAAGGCGAAGAAGCTCGGCCTCGTCGACGAAGTCGCCCCGGCGTCGATCCTGCTCGAAGTCGCCGTGAAAATCGCCAAGGAGCTGGCCGAAGGAAAGCCGCGCGCACGCCCCGGTTTCAAGTTCGACGGCCCACACCTCACCTTGCTCGCGCTGGAGAAGAACCCCGCCGGCCGCGCCCTGCTCTTCCGCAAGGCGCGCGAGGCCACGCGCAAGAAGACCCACGGTCATTACCCCGCAACGGAGCGCATCATCGACGTGCTCGAACGCTACGGCGACAAAGGCTTCGACGCGGCGGCGGAGCTCGAGGCGCGCGCCTTCGGGGAGCTCGTGGTCAGCGAAACGGCGCACCGCCTGGAGGAGATCTTCTTCGCCACCACCGCGCTGAAGAAGGACACCGGCGTGGACGATCCGCAGGTGAAAGGCGAAGTCCCGAGCAAAATCGGCATGCTGGGCGGTGGCCTCATGGGTGGCGGCATCGCCTACGTGTCCATCAACGCCGGCGTGCAGGTTCGCCTCAAGGACAAGGACGACGAGGGCGTCGGGCGCGGTCTGCACTACGTGCGCGGCATCCTCGACGAGCGCGTGAAGAAGCGCCAGCTCTCGCGCGAGGAGCGCGATCAACTCTTCGCGCGCCTCACCGCCACCACGGATTACAGCGGCTTGCGCGATGCCGGGATCGTCATCGAGGCCGTCTTCGAGGATCTCGCGCTCAAGCACCGCGTCCTGCGCGAGGTCGAGGCGGTGACCAAAGAAGATACGATCTTCGCCTCGAACACGTCGTCCATCCCCATCGGCAAGATCGCGGAAGCCTCCAAGCGCCCGCACACCGTGGTGGGGATGCACTACTTCAGCCCCGTGCACAAGATGCCGCTGCTCGAGGTGATCCGCACCAAAGCGACGTCACCGCAGGTGGTGGCCAGCGCGGTGGCGCTCGGGAAAAAGCAGGGCAAAACCGTCATCGTGGTGAACGATGGCGTCGGCTTCTACACGAGCCGAATCCTTGCACCGTACATGAACGAGGCGGCGTACTTGCTCTCCGAGGGCGTGCCCATCGAGACGTTGGATCGCGCGCTCGTCGATTGGGGATGGCCGGTCGGCCCCGTGACCTTGCTCGACGAGGTGGGCATCGATGTGGCGGCGCACGTCGGGCCCATCATGCTGGAAGCGTTCGGCGAACGCCTCACGCCGCCCGACACCATGTCGAAGCTCGTCGCGGACGACCGCAAGGGGCGCAAGAACGAGCGCGGCTTCTACCTCTATGGCAAAAACGCCAAGGGAAAGAAGAAGGCCGTCGATCCTTCGGTGTACACCACGCTCGGCATCGAGCCGAAGGTGGGCGCGCCCGTCTTGGCCGAGGAGCTGCAGATGCGCTGCTCGCTCCAATTCGTGAACGAGGCCCTGCGCTGCTACGGCGAGGGCATCTTGCGCACGCCGCGCGACGGCGACATCGGCGCCATCTTCGGCCTGGGCTTCCCGCCCTTCCGCGGCGGGCCGTTCCGCTACGTCGATACCATTGGCGCGGCCGAGATCCTTCGGCGCACGCAGAGCTACTACGACCGATTCGGCAAACGCTGGGAGCCCGCACCCTTGTTGGTCGAGATGGCCAAGAAGGGCTCGCGCTTTTACTGA
- a CDS encoding methyltransferase domain-containing protein, translating into MPSENKVPKYVVEEVNYALTDAIGRPRTVLDVGCGIGTNGKVARDHGAHVVGIEIVPESAARAREVLDEVYSVNIETDEVLETLKDRKFDLILFADVLEHTVNPGAVLARMCNLLEDGGHVIVSLPNVAAWTVRLGLLAGNFTYEPSGILDDSHLRFFTRETAMRLVEESGLEIMRVDLNPMLVRAAKPLIRKQLLEKQSNGEVDPLALSKSPLYQAYMQFVRPVEGLVAKSAPGLLAFQCVIVARKPPRARKLSLTVGMLTLNEEESVEKMIDEIREVAPDAEILLVDGSSDRTPELAAAKGARVIRQLPPRGHGPAMELLMYEAAKQSDALVYLDCDFTYPAQMIPRIRGLLEQGADVVNASRTYHYPKAMPVPNFMANRFFAATAYAVHGVPTTDVHSGMRGYRSSVIRAFNFDGSGDALPLDTLILPAKSNYNIVEVPIDYNERVGVSKLAKLRGTVWTFIRIATAVGKGERVRSGRRYRHVAG; encoded by the coding sequence ATGCCCAGCGAGAACAAGGTCCCCAAGTACGTCGTCGAAGAGGTCAACTACGCCCTGACGGACGCCATTGGTCGCCCCCGGACCGTGCTGGACGTGGGGTGTGGCATCGGCACGAACGGCAAGGTCGCACGCGATCATGGCGCGCACGTGGTGGGCATCGAGATCGTCCCCGAATCGGCAGCCCGCGCGCGGGAAGTGCTCGACGAGGTCTACTCGGTCAACATCGAGACCGACGAAGTGCTCGAGACGCTGAAGGACCGCAAGTTCGACCTCATTCTTTTCGCGGACGTGCTCGAGCACACGGTGAATCCGGGCGCCGTGCTCGCGCGCATGTGCAATCTGCTCGAGGACGGCGGGCACGTCATCGTCTCGCTTCCCAACGTGGCGGCTTGGACGGTCCGCCTCGGGCTGCTCGCGGGCAACTTCACCTACGAACCAAGCGGCATCCTCGACGACAGCCATCTGCGCTTCTTCACGCGCGAGACGGCCATGCGCCTCGTGGAGGAGTCTGGCCTCGAGATCATGCGGGTCGATCTCAACCCGATGCTCGTCCGCGCGGCCAAGCCGCTCATCCGCAAACAGCTCCTCGAGAAGCAGTCCAACGGAGAGGTCGACCCGCTTGCGCTGAGCAAATCGCCCCTTTACCAGGCGTACATGCAGTTCGTGCGTCCCGTGGAAGGGTTGGTCGCCAAGAGTGCCCCTGGCCTGCTCGCCTTCCAATGCGTCATCGTGGCGCGCAAACCGCCGCGTGCGAGGAAGCTCTCGCTTACGGTCGGCATGCTCACGCTCAACGAGGAGGAAAGCGTCGAGAAGATGATCGACGAGATCCGCGAGGTCGCTCCCGACGCGGAGATCCTGCTCGTGGACGGTTCGAGCGACCGCACCCCCGAGCTGGCCGCGGCCAAAGGCGCACGCGTCATCCGGCAGCTTCCACCGCGCGGTCATGGCCCGGCGATGGAGCTCCTGATGTACGAGGCGGCGAAGCAGAGCGATGCACTCGTCTACCTCGACTGCGACTTCACCTATCCCGCGCAGATGATTCCGCGCATTCGCGGCCTGCTCGAGCAGGGCGCGGACGTGGTGAACGCGAGCCGCACCTATCATTACCCCAAGGCGATGCCGGTCCCGAACTTCATGGCCAATCGCTTCTTCGCCGCCACGGCGTACGCGGTGCACGGGGTGCCTACGACGGACGTGCACAGCGGCATGCGCGGCTATCGCTCGTCGGTCATTCGCGCGTTCAATTTCGACGGCTCGGGCGACGCCCTTCCGCTGGATACGCTGATTTTGCCGGCGAAATCGAACTACAACATCGTGGAAGTGCCCATCGACTACAACGAGCGGGTCGGCGTCTCCAAGCTGGCCAAGCTGCGCGGCACGGTGTGGACCTTCATCCGCATCGCCACCGCGGTCGGCAAAGGCGAGCGCGTGCGAAGCGGTCGCCGTTACCGCCACGTCGCGGGCTGA
- the fadI gene encoding acetyl-CoA C-acyltransferase FadI has protein sequence MATGNGNGNGKGRSERIAIVAGLRTPFAKSQTAYRDLSALDLGKIVVAELLARSELSPKEVGLCVYGQVLPSIAAPNIAREIVLGTAMPKDIEAFSVSRACATSFQSLTSAAESLLAGQHDVAITGGADSASDVPITVSKKLAEALMNANKAKTFGEKLSAFRKLSARDFLPVPPSLKEPTTGLTMGESAEKMAKEAHISREAQDEFAHRSHSRAAKAWSDGVFDQEVMHVVPGPRYDKPIARDNTVRDDSSLEGYGKLKPAFDRKFGSITAGNSSPLTDGASALIVMTEQKAKALGYRPLGYLRSWAYAALDPGDWMLMGPSYATPIALERAGLTLKDMDLVDMHEAFAAQILCNTQAFASKKFAEEKLGRSEAIGEIDDAKFNVHGGSISIGHPFAATGARMVTTVLHELKRRGKQFGLATACAAGGLGAAVVLEVGE, from the coding sequence ATGGCCACCGGCAACGGAAACGGAAATGGCAAGGGGCGTAGCGAGCGCATCGCCATCGTCGCAGGGCTGCGTACCCCCTTTGCGAAATCGCAGACCGCCTACCGCGATCTGAGCGCACTCGACCTCGGCAAAATCGTCGTCGCGGAGCTGCTCGCGCGCTCCGAGTTGTCCCCCAAGGAAGTGGGCCTCTGCGTCTACGGCCAGGTGCTGCCCTCCATCGCCGCGCCCAACATCGCGCGCGAAATCGTGCTCGGCACGGCCATGCCCAAGGACATCGAGGCCTTCTCGGTCAGCCGTGCGTGTGCGACGTCGTTCCAATCGCTCACCAGCGCCGCCGAATCGCTGCTCGCCGGCCAGCACGACGTGGCCATCACCGGCGGTGCCGACAGCGCGAGCGACGTGCCCATCACCGTCTCCAAAAAGCTAGCCGAGGCGCTCATGAACGCCAACAAGGCGAAGACGTTCGGCGAGAAGCTCAGCGCCTTCCGCAAGCTCTCCGCGCGCGATTTCCTCCCCGTGCCGCCCTCGCTGAAGGAGCCCACGACGGGCCTCACCATGGGCGAAAGCGCGGAAAAGATGGCCAAGGAGGCCCACATCTCGCGCGAGGCGCAGGACGAGTTCGCGCACCGGAGCCACTCGCGCGCCGCCAAGGCGTGGAGCGATGGAGTCTTCGACCAAGAGGTGATGCACGTCGTTCCGGGCCCGCGCTACGACAAGCCCATCGCGCGCGACAACACCGTGCGCGACGATTCGAGCCTCGAGGGCTACGGCAAATTGAAGCCGGCCTTCGATCGCAAATTCGGCAGCATCACCGCGGGCAATTCCTCGCCCCTCACGGACGGCGCCAGCGCGCTGATCGTGATGACCGAGCAAAAGGCGAAGGCCCTCGGCTATCGCCCGCTGGGGTATCTCCGCTCTTGGGCCTACGCCGCGCTCGATCCCGGCGATTGGATGCTCATGGGCCCGAGCTACGCGACGCCCATCGCGCTCGAGCGCGCGGGGCTCACGCTCAAGGACATGGACCTGGTCGATATGCACGAGGCCTTCGCCGCACAGATCTTGTGCAACACGCAGGCCTTCGCCTCGAAGAAGTTTGCCGAGGAGAAACTCGGACGCAGCGAAGCCATCGGCGAGATCGACGATGCGAAATTCAACGTGCACGGCGGCTCGATTTCCATCGGGCACCCGTTTGCGGCCACCGGGGCGCGCATGGTCACCACGGTGCTCCACGAATTGAAGCGGCGCGGGAAACAATTCGGTCTCGCGACGGCATGCGCTGCCGGCGGGCTCGGGGCGGCGGTGGTGTTGGAGGTGGGCGAATGA
- the purB gene encoding adenylosuccinate lyase, translating into MIPRYTPADFQELWSPERKLSTWLEVELAACAAMEEAGSVPAGTAAGLRAKGIVLDAARVDAIEKVTKHDVIAFLTHVEEKAGIEARWLHRGMTSSDVLDSSFAILLRDAAGLLLTRAERLLRALEKRAREFAKTPLIGRSHGIFAEPTTFGLALAGHYAEIARGVGRLQAAKKEIAVGKIAGAVGTYAHLSPEIEKKALGALGLEPETVATQIVARDRHAAFFSALALLAAGIERFATNVRSWQRSDVGEAEEPFTVGQKGSSAMPHKRNPVVSENLCGLARIVRAAVTPALENVALWHERDISHSSVERMIAPDATATLGYMLDRCAALVEGLVVYPENLQRNLDRAGSLYFSEAVLLALVDSGMARQEAYVLVQRNAMRAWSGEGKFYDNLAADADISARLPAGKLAECFDLEHALAHVPAILERAFAR; encoded by the coding sequence ATGATTCCGCGCTATACGCCTGCCGATTTCCAGGAGCTCTGGTCGCCTGAACGCAAACTTTCCACCTGGCTCGAGGTCGAATTGGCCGCCTGCGCCGCCATGGAAGAAGCCGGATCGGTGCCAGCCGGCACGGCGGCAGGCCTGCGCGCCAAAGGAATTGTGCTCGATGCCGCGCGCGTCGATGCCATCGAGAAGGTCACCAAGCACGACGTCATCGCCTTTCTGACGCATGTCGAGGAAAAGGCCGGCATCGAGGCCCGTTGGCTTCACCGTGGGATGACCTCGAGCGATGTGCTCGATTCGTCGTTCGCCATTCTATTGCGCGATGCGGCGGGCCTCCTGCTCACGCGCGCCGAGCGCCTATTGCGCGCCCTCGAAAAGCGCGCCCGCGAGTTTGCCAAGACGCCATTGATTGGCCGGAGCCACGGCATTTTTGCCGAGCCCACCACCTTTGGCCTGGCCCTCGCCGGACATTATGCGGAAATTGCACGAGGTGTAGGCCGGCTGCAGGCTGCGAAGAAGGAGATCGCGGTCGGGAAGATCGCAGGCGCGGTCGGCACCTACGCGCACCTCTCGCCCGAAATCGAGAAGAAGGCGCTCGGGGCGCTGGGCCTGGAGCCCGAGACGGTGGCCACCCAGATTGTCGCGCGCGATCGGCATGCGGCGTTCTTCTCGGCGCTGGCCCTGCTCGCGGCGGGCATCGAGCGCTTCGCCACCAACGTGCGAAGCTGGCAGCGCTCCGACGTCGGCGAAGCCGAGGAGCCGTTCACCGTGGGCCAAAAAGGCTCGAGTGCGATGCCGCACAAGCGCAACCCGGTGGTGAGCGAAAACCTGTGTGGCCTCGCGCGCATCGTTCGCGCCGCGGTCACGCCGGCCCTGGAGAATGTCGCCCTTTGGCACGAGCGCGACATTTCGCACTCCTCGGTGGAGCGCATGATTGCGCCCGATGCGACGGCGACGCTGGGGTATATGCTGGATCGCTGCGCGGCGCTGGTGGAAGGCCTCGTGGTGTACCCGGAGAACCTGCAGCGCAATTTGGATCGCGCGGGCTCGCTCTACTTCTCCGAGGCCGTGCTCCTGGCCCTGGTCGATTCGGGCATGGCGCGGCAGGAGGCGTACGTGCTCGTGCAGCGCAATGCGATGCGCGCGTGGTCGGGCGAGGGCAAGTTCTACGACAATCTGGCTGCCGACGCGGACATCAGCGCGCGCCTGCCCGCGGGCAAGCTCGCCGAGTGCTTCGATCTGGAGCACGCGCTGGCCCACGTGCCGGCCATCCTGGAACGCGCCTTCGCGCGATGA